CACATACACACTGTGTGGGCATGGGAAAGAACTAAGGGAAAGTAAAATTGCTAGCTTCCCttgttttctttcattcattCTCTTTTGTTATCTACACATTATTTGGAAGTATTAGTCCCAcctttttgtttcttaatttgAGAATTGAGACCTTATGCCTTTCATCATTATATGAAGCATTGAAAGCTTTTGTGTTTTTGAGGGTCTTTGGCAACGATATGCTATCAGAAAACAGCAATTCTGACAACTTATATATAATGAGAAACATACTACAGTATCATTTGTGTGACTGTTTATTGAATATAATGAAGGCCTTGTTTCCAGAAAGAATTCATTGTTTATGGACCAGTCTTCTGTGTCTTCTTAACATAAAGAATATCTCCACAGGTTCTGACTGTAGGAAAATTTCAAGGAGGTGGTGCTTTCAATGTTATTCCAGACTCTGTCACAATTGGTGGCACCTTCCGAGCCTTTTCAAGAGAAAGCTTCATGCAACTGAGACATCGGATTGAGCAGGTTTGTTGtgaagaataaattcatttgtaCATTTGAAGTGAAACTAATGACTTGGCCTTTGTTGCAACCAAGAAAGGATTTTTTTACCCTTGTAGTTTCCACTGAAATTCTATTAGTTGCTAAACCTGAGTCATTCATTTAGGTTATCACCGGGCAAGCTGCTGTGCAGAGATGCAATGCAACGGTGAACTTTCTTGATGAAGAGAAACCCTTCTTCCCCCCAACAGTGAACAATGGTGACTTGCATGAGTTCTTTCAAAGTGTTGCTGGGAGTTTAATTGGTGCCAATAAAGTTAAGGACTTGCAACCATTGATGGGATCTGAGGACTTTGCATTCTACCAAGAGGTTTTTCCAGGTTACTTCTTCCTCCTTGGAATGGAGGATGCCTCTGTTGAGCGTCTTGAGTTACCACACTCACCATATTACAAAATCAATGAAGATGCACTTCCTTATGGAGCTGCACTTCATGCATCATTAGCTACTACCTACCTTCttaaattgaatcaagaagTACCAGTAGTGGAGGGAAAACATCACGATGAATTATAGCACAGTTCATTGCAAGCCATGATGTTGGGTTATTTATTGGTGCAATCTCGAGGTACTGGGGCATTGGTTTTACACATCCTTTGCTGTAAATGTATCCtattcaaattgaataattCCATAGAGCTTCTACATTGTAATCATTGACCCTGCTGATCAAAGGGGTAAATCAAATTGGATAGAAGAGGCAactttaatttgatattttctgCAATTTCAAACTCATTCAAGCATCTGCTACTGGTATGAGATGTGGTTTAGATTCAATGTCCTGGATATGGAGACAACTGGTTTTTGAAAAAAGGTGAGTTGTCAATTCCTAGAGTCTAGAGCTTTGAATTACATATAAAAGTCCTAAGAATTGAGATAGAAAATGTGTGACTTTTCCACCACTCGAGTTCGATTTCTCTGCTGAGttttttatgttgttctttactaaatattaaaaacacactgttttggtattttaaagataattttaatatatttaaaaattttaaaattaatggtcatcaatatattttgaaaacacaaTATAAGAACAACAGAAAAAAATCAGCAGAGAATCCAAACTTCTTACTTTCCTGCATGAAAAGTtgattaatcaaaataaattataaactccAGCATCAcgttaaattttcttaaaactagTTGATATTAAATGGAATTGCTCAacacatatattaaataataatagcaAATTTAAAACTAGATTTTTACTTCAGTTGAATTAACATTTCAATTAATGTATGGCGGGAACAATATTTGTAACTACCTTGTGTTCAAGTAAATTTTTGTATCCAATGAGAGAGTGCATTGGTTCCAAGACCTTGTAGGTATTGTGTAAAGGACAAGAAGTAAAATTGGTAAAAATATGAGAATGATTACCCCTTGGTGAGACGAGTGGCCATGATATGAAAGTGATTCTaacataaaagttataattagtgTGTAGATATTTTAATCGAAGAAGAAACTAATTTATGTTGgtttataattacaaaaaacatCAAACTTTACAAGAAGCGGTTGaaaactttagtttttttttttattatttcaaaaactaaaacaaatatacaGATATTTTAAgggtttacttttttttttttaaaaaagtgatttttttttttttatgggaaAAAAGAACACTGTTAAGAAACAGGTGCAGGTTTATCTACAACTCCAACCTTGTTGATGAAATAGTTATAACGTGTCCGCCGCGAAACTCAACATTCCGTCGCACAGTGCTTGGTCGGTGCAGCGTGAAGGGTGGAACCAGCGGCGAAATGGCGAGCATTTCAAACTTAACCAACGCTCTGCCACTGCATATTCGAAGGTTTCGACCTTGTGGCTATGCTTCTTCTCTGTCTACTCTCTCTTGTTCTCTCGCTGAGGACGTCGACCCCAAACCACCCATTCCCAAACCTAATTCGTTCTTCCCGAAGCGTGGCCAAACCCTTGAACTCGTGTGCGAGTCCCTCGCCTTCAAAGGCAAGGGCCTCTGCAAGGTCACCGAAACCGGCTTCGTTGTCATGTGTGACCGCGCCCTTCCCGGAGAACACTTCATTGGCCGCGTCACTCGCAAAAAGGGAAATTACGCCGAGGTAGCTacctcttctcttctctttggtttctattccttttcctttttcgaTTTAATTAACACAACACAGGTAACTAAGGTGAAGACCATAACTCCTCCACGCGATATTGTGGATGCTCCTTGTGTTTACGCTCCGTATTGTGGAGGCTGCAAGACGCAGAACTTGTCCTACGAGGCTCAGCTCAGAGCCAAGGAGGAGCAGGTCCGTGACTTGTTGATTCACGTGGGAAGGTTTTCGCGCGAACTGGTTCAGTTGCACGGCGTTATGAAGCCTATTGTAGCTTGTGATATCCAGTTTCATTATAGGAATAAGGTTGGTGCTAGTTCTTTTTTAACCAGATATCGGCCTCTGGTGAGTAAATGACTTGTGTTGTGTGTTTTACATGCTTGCGTGTGCAGATGGAATTCTCCTTTGGTCCCCAAAGATGGCTGCCTAGAGAATCACTGCATGAACGACGTGTTGATGATGCTGATAATGAAAATGAGAATTTTGCGCTGGGATTGCATGCTCCGggtttttttgataaaattctAAATGTTGACAAGTGCTTATTGCAATCTCATCCTGCTAATAAGGTATTCAGTGTTATGCTTTATTTACAATTGTAAGCTTGTATAGTGTGTAtgtagttcttttttttttaatatattttgaaccGTATAGATTGCCTAAGGAGCCAATCTAATGCTGTTCTTTTATCTAGATTTGACGTCTTTAAACGTTAAAATCTCATAAGCAAACGAGGTAAAAAAATCCGAGTTCAGGGAATCCCATTTATAGTAGAAATAGAAATTTGGTTTGCTTACAAAACCCTGAGCCACTAagataaaactatttttgatCATTATGATAATTATACCCCATGAGAAAGTTAGATGTGTATCTGTGTGTTGGAGGGTGTGCTTGATAGTTTTCAGCCATTTGAAGCTTTTGATTATCTTTGATGAGATGTGCACCTAactgaaaggaacttgcgtgaAAATTGATAATGAGGAGCACTGATATTATGATGAGTTCCATTGTCTTGTTTCACTGCCTTGTGCTTCCTTTCTTGTCCTTACTTTTGCTGCTTTATCCAGTGCAGTGGTTTTGCTAGATATAATTGTTGTCTGAACAGGTACTTGCAGCCATCCAAGAATGTTGGAGAGATCCACAACTTGGTTTTTCTCCATATAATGTTCATTCACACAAGGGATTTCTTAAGCATTTGATGCTGAGAACGGGAAGGTATATAAGTTAAATGTTGTGATTCCTGACTTAATTGTTTTAGGTACTCATGGATACTGTAGTTGTTGTGACTATACTCTAGTGTGACAGGTTAACTATAACAATTTTCCTAAAAACTAGTCCATGGGTATGTATGAATGGATTTGTTGGAAATAGCAATTTGAAGGGATGGAATagcaatttatttctttttgcaGCACACTGAACAACTTGGTTGCAAAATTTGATGCTGTGCATAGCCAGGTGTATACTTAAGAGTTAAAGAGTGTTCATAG
This region of Vigna unguiculata cultivar IT97K-499-35 chromosome 5, ASM411807v1, whole genome shotgun sequence genomic DNA includes:
- the LOC114183834 gene encoding uncharacterized protein LOC114183834, producing MRCGLDSMSWIWRQLVFEKRTLLRNRCRFIYNSNLVDEIVITCPPRNSTFRRTVLGRCSVKGGTSGEMASISNLTNALPLHIRRFRPCGYASSLSTLSCSLAEDVDPKPPIPKPNSFFPKRGQTLELVCESLAFKGKGLCKVTETGFVVMCDRALPGEHFIGRVTRKKGNYAEVTKVKTITPPRDIVDAPCVYAPYCGGCKTQNLSYEAQLRAKEEQVRDLLIHVGRFSRELVQLHGVMKPIVACDIQFHYRNKMEFSFGPQRWLPRESLHERRVDDADNENENFALGLHAPGFFDKILNVDKCLLQSHPANKVLAAIQECWRDPQLGFSPYNVHSHKGFLKHLMLRTGRDITTGQPEVMVNFVSSSYKPDLLKFLVDKASAFPEVVSVMNNVNTSVGNTSVGEEEYTLYGKSSIRETLRGLTFQISANSFFQTNTYQAEVLYKLIEDCAGVKGDGSEIVLDLFCGTGTIGLTLARRVRHVYGYEVVPQAIADACLNAKINGIQNATFIQGDLNKIDENFGKNFPKPDIVISDPNRPGMHMKLIKFLLNLKAPRIVYVSCNPATCARDLDFLCHGVAEQNIEGCYKLISLQPVDMFPHTPHIECVCLLELQ